In the genome of Leishmania panamensis strain MHOM/PA/94/PSC-1 chromosome 17 sequence, one region contains:
- a CDS encoding hypothetical protein (TriTrypDB/GeneDB-style sysID: LpmP.17.1310), whose product MAKTSSPLASSSLGASPHRTKTSLKQTRLVSFFSCLRCRALAEHHSNGRALAIFLLLIVIACAALSNCGIRNFSFVQRPIAPSERPGREVPKAARESASPFITTATPGIALHSDPRDAAAEKAMRYAEKFYETAGRLRCPQPQRYTQEEVAQHKTQEDLWITVDGNVLNVSAFLPQHPGGDVLLDGAGGQDMATVFASFHNPSSVRLLANFCIGRILLQ is encoded by the coding sequence ATGGCCAAGACGTCGTCGCCTCTGGCCTCTTCCAGCTTGGGGGCGTCGCCGCACCGCACAAAGACGTCGCTCAAGCAGACGCGCCTCGTCTCATTCTTCTCCTGCCTCCGGTGTAGGGCGCTGGCCGAACATCACTCCAACGGCAGAGCACTGGCGATTTTTCTGCTGCTCATCGTCATTGCCTGCGCTGCTTTGTCGAACTGCGGCATCCGCAACTTCTCTTTTGTGCAACGGCCGATTGCGCCGAGCGAGCGGCCTGGCAGAGAAGTTCCGAaggcagcgagggaaagCGCATCACCATTCAtaacgacagcgacgccggGCATCGCACTTCACAGCGATCCgcgagacgcagcagcggagaaggCCATGAGGTATGCAGAGAAGTTCTACGAGACGGCCGGCCGCTTGCGGTgtccgcagccgcagcgctaCACACAGGAGGAAGTGGCACAGCACAAGACACAAGAGGACTTGTGGATTACGGTGGATGGCAACGTACTGAATGTTAGCGCGTTTCTGCCACAGCACCCTGGCGGGGACGTGCTACTGGACGGCGCCGGTGGGCAGGACATGGCGACGGTGTTTGCCTCCTTCCACAACCCCTCGTCTGTAAGGCTCTTAGCGAACTTCTGCATTGGCCGTATCCTATTACAGTGA
- a CDS encoding cytidylyltransferase, putative (TriTrypDB/GeneDB-style sysID: LpmP.17.1300), giving the protein MLSSTAAPYALRTDKLKPLEGCAASCPTSTAEAASQVTPLLQPVVLVICGSFNPIHNAHLKLYDAAKRSIEGVDGRVVLGGFLSPVGDAYGKPGLRCAADRVQVMEKALCHHPDLNVDTWECQQPTYTRTFFVLRALEEHVNAWYAQSEPAAMEWLTSHGRHVRVVFACGADLFFSFWRPGCWSLCLLRQLLDSFPLVVVQRGGARGSISDSDDFARVCQTAPLLWETAEDGERIEIDMLRYTFTFAAFSAPDDTSSTAVRNAVMELAKTPVDEVTARTALQSRLRTMLPEAAIQLVVDLYGEGLPS; this is encoded by the coding sequence ATGTTATCCTCTACTGCCGCCCCCTATGCATTGCGGACGGACAAGCTAAAGCCACTTGAGGGCTGCGCAGCTAGTTGCCCCACCTCAACTGCAGAAGCGGCATCACAAGTTACACCCTTACTGCAGCCGGTCGTTCTCGTAATCTGCGGCAGTTTTAACCCCATCCACAACGCGCATCTAAAGCTTTACGACGCCGCAAAACGATCCATAGAGGGCGTTGATGGCCGTGTGGTTCTTGGCGGCTTCCTTTCCCCTGTCGGTGACGCCTACGGCAAACCGGGATTGCGCTGTGCGGCTGATCGTGTGCAGGTCATGGAGAAGGCACTTTGCCACCACCCTGACCTCAATGTCGACACGTGGGAGTGCCAGCAGCCCACGTACACGCGCACCTTCTTTGTGCTgcgcgcgctggaggagcacgTCAACGCTTGGTATGCTCAATCGGAGCCAGCGGCCATGGAGTGGCTTACCTCGCATGGACGCCACGTGCGCGTTGTTTTCGCATGTGGCGCCgatctcttcttctccttttggCGCCCAGGCTGCTGGTCGCTATGCCTGCTGCGACAACTCCTCGACTCCTTCCCGCTGGTTGTTGTCCAACGCGGCGGTGCTCGAGGCAGCATCAGCGACTCCGATGActtcgcgcgtgtgtgccagACGGCTCCGCTTCTGTGGGAGACGGCggaggatggagagagaatTGAGATCGACATGTTGCGATATACCTTTACTTTCGCGGCCTTTTCCGCGCCCGACGACACATCCTCGACAGCAGTGCGGAATGCGGTGATGGAACTTGCAAAGACGCCGGTAGACGAAGTGACGGCgcgcacagcgctgcagtcgcgTCTCCGCACCATGCTCCCCGAGGCGGCAATCCAGCTGGTGGTGGATCTCTACGGAGAGGGGCTTCCGTCCTGA
- a CDS encoding L-gulonolactone oxidase, putative (TriTrypDB/GeneDB-style sysID: LpmP.17.1320): MPLQLPASRWTNLAGIGLCHPSHHHYPTSTEDVQRIVEFVRSQKGKCRVAGGGRSPNTATFTNEHLIHMEHMSRILSIDTVARTITCEAGAVMEEVMKSLDKVGLMVRCVPSYVSTTVGGCIATATHSSGIRCNCLSDYVRGLKIVDGCAMIRTLATGKDDAELRLAACHLGVMGVVTEVTLEVQPRVQWKVVSQPLSMTDATNTALVAEKVKSTEYYRWWWVPHTEGCYESYGSVEDVPDMSPKSPLRETLGLQCETPVKPSPAASRTASNTSDSADSSTSLVVKMVLKYIATDFVRHQMVEWSLWAACLYPNLQPYVNKAYQRVFYSAPQVQCGSALECFTFDCLFKQWANEWAIDASRAVEAFNRLRGMVDREGMLLHFPVEFRFTAPDLSDMSPAVGRSTCWIGVVMYRPRGREARDTHRCYQGFCRLMEEMGGRPHWAKYYDWGHHEITAAYGDHWKRFLALRRRMDPDDIFVNRWFSNLISPDRVNSTECAH; the protein is encoded by the coding sequence ATGCCTCTTCAACTTCCGGCAAGTCGGTGGACGAACCTCGCTGGCATCGGCTTGTGCCATCCAtcgcaccaccactaccccACCAGCACCGAGGATGTGCAGCGGATCGTCGAGTTTGTGCGCTCCCAGAAGGGTAAGTGCCGTGTTGCGGGAGGGGGCAGGAGCCCGAACACGGCAACTTTCACGAATGAGCACCTAATCCACATGGAGCACATGTCGCGCATCTTGTCGATCGACACCGTCGCACGCACCATCACGtgcgaggcgggggcggttatggaggaggtgatgaAGTCGCTCGACAAGGTGGGTCTCAtggtgcgctgcgtgccatCCTACGTCAGTACCACTGTCGGTGGCTGCATCGCCACGGCTACGCACAGCAGTGGCATTCGGTGTAATTGCCTCTCGGACTACGTGCGAGGATTGAAGATCGTGGACGGCTGCGCAATGATTCGCACGCTGGCCACTGGCAAGGATGAcgcagagctgcggctggCCGCCTGCCACCTCGGCGTGATGGGCGTGGTCACGGAGGTCACACTGGAGGTGCAGCCGCGAGTTCAGTGGAAGGTGGTGAGTCAGCCGCTGTCCATGACGGATGCAACAAACACTGCGCTCGTggcggagaaggtgaagtCGACAGAGTACtacaggtggtggtgggttcCGCACACCGAGGGCTGCTACGAATCCTACGGCAGTGTTGAGGACGTGCCGGACATGTCCCCCAAATCCCCACTTCGCGAAACCCTCGGGCTGCAGTGCGAAACTCCGGTGAAGCCGTCGCCTGCTGCTTCGCGGACAGCAAGCAacaccagcgacagcgccgacagcagcacctctctTGTTGTGAAGATGGTCCTCAAGTACATTGCCACAGACTTCGTACGGCATCAGATGGTGGAGTGGAGCTTGTGGGCAGCATGCCTGTACCCGAATCTTCAGCCATACGTGAACAAGGCCTATCAGCGAGTCTTCTACTCGGCCCCACAGGTACAGTGCGGGTCGGCGCTGGAGTGCTTCACCTTCGACTGCCTCTTTAAGCAGTGGGCCAACGAGTGGGCTATTGACGCCTCGCGGGCCGTGGAGGCGTTCAACCGATTGCGAGGCATGGTCGACCGTGAGGGCATGCTACTACACTTCCCTGTCGAATTCCGCTTCACGGCGCCAGATTTGTCGGACATGTCCCCTGCTGTGGGGCGGTCAACATGCTGGATTGGCGTGGTGATGTACCGCCCCCGCGGACGAGAAGCGCGCGACACACACCGCTGCTACCAGGGCTTCTGTCGCTtgatggaggagatgggTGGCCGTCCACACTGGGCCAAGTATTACGACTGGGGCCATCACGAGATAACGGCGGCCTACGGCGACCACTGGAAGCGCTttctggcgctgcgccgcaggATGGACCCCGATGACATCTTTGTGAACAGGTGGTTCAGCAACCTGATATCGCCTGACCGCGTGAACAGCACCGAGTGTGCGCACTAG
- a CDS encoding hypothetical protein (TriTrypDB/GeneDB-style sysID: LpmP.17.1330): MTEPAFRGTLLLLQNRTRRDPESYRDEFLAQLDHFRASSATVLSQHSLNPQFTAVLNYVCHVSHCFPKDAGVIVNIVMELLRASKGNGLPKDLRLALVKSLILLRAKGLVSTDQTFPLFFKLLQERDKTLRKMILTHVVSDIRKVNLPGAKNGAQTNKKAQSFLFSVMAEDDPVQARCAEMVMIDLYRRRVWSDERTVEVLTKACFSKHTPILRTALRFFLLQMPRITSMNDEGGEDAEEQDPGRTISKLKQKVKIVKKTSKRERVLKRSVREVKRKYDRQEREEELFAKQHVDPIRLLRDPQQFVERLLAKLQKTSERFEVRLLYLNVIARVVSEHEVLHLPLYGFLERYMEPSQLHATQLLALSAMCVHKMVPPDAVEPLLRTIANHFVSDRSSADAITVGINTIREICKRQPLAMNADLLKDLAEYKSQRGDKGVMMAARALIQLYRDVYPELLPAKLRGGKAGAVDVTKKPVYGSTHVYTDIPGLELLYHDIDNDDGSDRGDSESLSSEDDSTSGEWSTDSDSEANGDDVDGKFVDVPNSSAEEEDEGEDVCPQLVPVYEHNHSGADRADAVDEGPHKRTRLEVAAPAAVASQNGATLSESDTDGEDEETGSDGDDYEAVSDDESDTEEVSSESDGGDSAFGWESSSDDEESAEAENEEEPTSLSVALANASSDTEWFEDLTGDMGTNASLSHRPASVSSSKASSTTSMASSRLLTDSDFQKINQLRAQRGSHLSLRGKLKERDARTKKRHELIHGISNDLDAHDVELFTEKKREADKQGMIEQAQELRKASSKFELQRKKKTKLNSTHGEHSKRGKLFQMTKRSQRVAAKLKSSVADRATRAKEMQKKDIKFRIKRGWKA, translated from the coding sequence ATGACCGAACCAGCGTTTCGCggcacactgctgctgctgcagaaccgCACTCGACGAGATCCGGAGTCATACCGCGACGAGTTCCTAGCTCAACTGGACCACTTCAGggcctccagcgccaccgtgCTCTCCCAGCACAGCCTCAATCCTCAGTTCACCGCGGTGCTCAACTATGTCTGCCACGTTAGCCACTGCTTCCCAAAGGATGCTGGCGTGATCGTGAACATTGTGATGGAGCTGCTACGCGCCTCCAAAGGCAACGGGCTGCCGAAAGACTTGCGTCTGGCGCTTGTGAAATCGCTGATTCTACTGCGCGCCAAAGGCCTTGTTTCGACGGATCAGACCTTCCCCCTGTTCTTCAAGTTGTTACAGGAGCGTGACAAGACACTGCGCAAGATGATCTTGACGCACGTCGTGAGCGACATCCGCAAGGTGAACCTGCCGGGTGCAAAGAATGGCGCACAGACGAATAAGAAGGCGCAgagctttcttttctctgtcaTGGCCGAGGACGATCCAGTTCAGGCGCGCTGTGCTGAGATGGTCATGATCGACCTCTACCGCCGACGTGTCTGGAGTGACGAGCGGACTGTGGAGGTGCTCACCAAGGCATGCTTCTCGAAGCACACGCCAATCCTGCGCACTGCActccgcttcttcttgcttCAAATGCCCAGAATCACCTCCATGAACGACGAGGGCGGTGAGGACGCCGAGgagcaggaccctggacGCACCATCTCGAAGCTGAAGCAGAAGGTGAAGATCGTGAAGAAAACGTCGAAGCGTGAGCGAGTATTGAAGCGCAGTGTCCGCGAAGTGAAGCGCAAGTACGACcggcaagagagggaggaggagctcttCGCGAAGCAGCACGTCGACCCCAtccgcctcctgcgcgaCCCACAGCAGTTTGTCGAGCGTCTCCTGGCGAAGCTGCAAAAGACATCGGAGCGCTTTGAGGTTCGCCTCCTGTACTTGAATGTCATTGCGCGCGTCGTCTCAGAGCATGAGGTGCTGCATCTCCCGCTCTACGGCTTTCTGGAGCGGTACATGGAACCCTCCCAACTCCATgccacgcagctgctcgcccTCTCCGCCATGTGTGTACACAAGATGGTGCCTCCGGATGCCGttgagccgctgctgcgcaccatcGCAAACCATTTCGTCTCGGACCGCTCGTCGGCGGACGCGATCACAGTCGGCATCAACACGATTCGAGAGATTTGTAAGCGTCAGCCCCTTGCGATGAATGCCGACTTGCTGAAAGACCTGGCCGAGTACAAGAGCCAGCGTGGCGACAAAGGTGTCATGATGGCGGCACGTGCGCTCATTCAGCTCTACCGCGACGTGTACCCGGAGTTGCTGCCAGCgaagctgcgcggcggcaaagCAGGTGCCGTGGACGTGACAAAGAAGCCCGTCTACGGCTCCACACACGTGTACACCGACATTCCGGGACTCGAGCTCTTGTATCACGACATTGACAACGACGATGGCAGCGACAGGGGTGACAGCGAGAGCTTATCGTCTGAGGACGACTCCACCAGCGGCGAGTGGTCAACTGACTCTGACAGCGAGGCTAACGGGGACGATGTTGACGGCAAGTTCGTGGACGTCCCCAACTCTAGcgcagaagaggaagacgaaggcGAGGATGTGTGTCCTCAGCTGGTACCGGTATACGAACACAACCACTCTGGTGCCGACCGGGCCGATGCAGTCGACGAGGGACCCCACAAGCGCACACGTCTGGAAGTGGCTGCgcccgccgctgttgcgTCACAGAACGGCGCCACGCTCAGCGAGAGTGATACAGACGGCGAGGATGAAGAGACGGGCTCTGACGGTGATGATTACGAGGCAGTCAGCGACGATGAAAGCGACACCGAGGAGGTCTCGAGTgagagcgacggcggcgacagcgcgtTTGGCTGGGAGAGCTCGTCCGACGATGAGGAGAgcgcagaggcggagaacgaggaggagcctacttctctctccgttgcTTTGGCTAACGCGAGCTCCGATACGGAATGGTTTGAGGACCTCACTGGGGACATGGGCACCAACGCCTCCTTGTCACACCGACCGGCGTCTGTCTCGAGCTCCAAGGCGTCCTCGACCACCTCCATGGCATCATCACGCCTATTGACAGATAGCGACTTCCAGAAGATAAACCAGCTGCGTGCGCAACGTGGAAGCCACCTGTCGCTGCGCGGCAAGCTGAAGGAGCGGGATGCACGCACCAAGAAGCGCCACGAGCTCATCCACGGGATCAGCAACGACCTTGACGCGCACGACGTGGAACTCTTCACCGAGAAGAAGCGTGAGGCGGACAAGCAGGGAATGATTGAGCaggcgcaggagctgcgcaaggcCTCCTCGAAGtttgagctgcagcgcaagaagaagacgaaGCTGAACTCCACGCATGGGGAGCACTCAAAGCGCGGAAAGCTTTTCCAGATGACGAAGCGGTCGCAGCGTGTGGCGGCGAAGCTAAAGAGCTCTGTGGCTGACCGCGCCACCCGCGCGAAAGAAATGCAGAAGAAGGACATCAAGTTCCGCATCAAACGTGGCTGGAAGGCGTAG
- a CDS encoding hypothetical protein (TriTrypDB/GeneDB-style sysID: LpmP.17.1340), which translates to MSVQAFFDFSSSLLSPKYVGLSPFYAPKKSRLDTSPPGVLSSMYEYAMCTKRSLNTRIIGFAEPTLQQCIDEFTRDLKATALIQDKEAMSTLLRQRRGIVDPSQLPWSPRPEYLAWLRAQGRLDEATLS; encoded by the coding sequence ATGTCTGTTCAGGCCTTCTTTGACTTCTCCAGTAGTCTTCTGAGCCCCAAGTATGTAGGGCTATCACCATTCTACGCGCCGAAAAAGTCGCGGCTTGACACGAGTCCCCCCGGTGTTCTCTCCTCCATGTACGAGTACGCCATGTGCACGAAGCGTTCACTCAACACGCGCATCATCGGATTTGCCGagccgacgctgcagcagtgcatcgACGAATTCACGCGTGATTTGAAGGCCACCGCCCTTATACAAGACAAGGAAGCGATGTCGACATtgctgcgacagcggcgcggcaTAGTCGATCCGTCACAGCTGCCGTGGTCGCCAAGGCCCGAGTATCTGGCCTGGCTGCGAGCTCAGGGTCGCCTTGACGAGGCCACGCTTTCATGA